A section of the Castanea sativa cultivar Marrone di Chiusa Pesio chromosome 12, ASM4071231v1 genome encodes:
- the LOC142620548 gene encoding uncharacterized protein LOC142620548, with product MVLSNASPRSSSYWYPPSQDAYKLNFDAVVLSDLKCYGVGVIIRNFTGEVMAGMSAKGEYVHNSDEAEALACRKALKFSMEAGFSNLVIEGDNSNVMRAIVSFAVNNCLYGHIVDDIRHYISGRQFVAFSCVKREGNMVAHSLARFARNIVDDLYWMEDEPPPTVDALHHDRLHINE from the coding sequence ATGGTGTTGTCCAATGCATCACCAAGAAGCAGCAGCTACTGGTATCCCCCTTCGCAGGATGCctataaattgaattttgatgcaGTGGTCCTCTCGGACTTAAAATGCTATGGTGTTGGTGTGataattagaaattttacaGGTGAGGTGATGGCTGGTATGTCGGCTAAGGGAGAATATGTGCACAACAGTGATGAAGCAGAAGCACTGGCATGTCGTAAAGCTTTGAAATTTTCTATGGAAGCCGGGTTCTCAAATCTGGTGATTGAAGGAGATAATTCAAATGTCATGAGAGCTATAGTGAGTTTTGCAGTAAATAATTGCTTGTATGGTCATATAGTGGATGACATTAGACATTATATTTCGGGTAGACAGTTTGTTGCTTTTAGTTGTGTAAAAAGGGAAGGAAACATGGTAGCTCATTCTTTAGCTAGATTTGCTAGGAATATAGTGGACGATTTGTATTGGATGGAAGATGAGCCCCCACCTACTGTAGATGCTTTGCATCATGATCGATTACATATTAATGAATGA
- the LOC142620549 gene encoding uncharacterized protein LOC142620549, with protein MGGGLALIWKEGVVIDLINFTAHHILVKVKEEDGFEWWLACFYGWPEANMRSGDANTKLKLDRAVATKDWCDKFQLSSVTHLPPHEFYHLPIVLQTEHLKPRKGRKGFKFEENWLLWEECEEVMLDAWATGEIEGHRLEMIQHKIKTCSEVLRAWGSAKTYPNTDEIKQLQKMLEVLNIKETTEESRAEYLGRSRVAWLKHGDKNTKFFHSNASQRRRRNHIQGIKNSDGAWLEEEEEIAEVAADYFDNLFNASTCTQTDDCLNTVPHKLTPEMQQTLTSDFTTEEIKVALFQMGPTKAPGLDDMNALFFQKL; from the exons ATGGGTGGCGGGTTGGCTTTAATTTGGAAGGAAGGGGTAGTGatagatttgattaatttcacAGCTCATCATATCCTAGTGAAagtgaaagaagaagatggGTTTGAATGGTGGCTGGCATGTTTCTATGGTTGGCCAGAAGCGAATATGCG ATCGGgggatgcaaacacaaaactcAAGCTAGATAGAGCTGTTGCAACGAAGGATTGGTGTGACAAGTTCCAGTTAAGTTCTGTAACTCATCTTCCCCCTCATGAGTTTTATCATCTTCCTATTGTTCTTCAAACAGAGCACCTGAAGCCGAGGAAGGGTAGAAAAGGATTCAAGTTTGAGGAAAATTGGCTGCTTTGGGAGGAATGTGAAGAGGTAATGTTGGATGCATGGGCTACTGGTGAGATTGAAGGTCACAGGTTGGAGATgattcaacataaaataaaGACATGTAGTGAGGTATTAAGGGCTTGGGGTTCAGCTAAAACATACCCGAATACAGATGAGATAAAACAGCTTCAGAAAATGTTGGAAGTATTGAATATAAAGGAGACTACTGAAGAGTCGAGAGCTGAATATTTGGGA AGATCTAGAGTGGCTTGGCTGAAACATGGAgacaagaacacaaaatttttccacTCAAATGCCTCACAACGTAGAAGGAGAAATCATATACAGGGAATAAAGAACTCTGATGGTGCATGgttggaggaggaggaagaaatagCTGAGGTGGCGGCTGATTACTTTGATAACTTGTTCAATGCCAGTACTTGTACTCAAACTGATGACTGTCTCAATACTGTGCCCCACAAGCTGACCCCAGAAATGCAACAGACTTTGACCAGTGATTTTACTACTGAAGAAATCAAGGTTGCACTGTTCCAAATGGGACCAACCAAGGCACCTGGACTTGATGATATGAATGcactttttttccaaaaattataG
- the LOC142620550 gene encoding uncharacterized protein LOC142620550: protein MKLIVKEEETITILEEVRLPEIESFNLSLIGKFLTCKAFNKRAALSMMRRVWGLQSGLQTIEVGTNLFQFKFQNDFDLNHVLKGGSWCFDNQLLMLKRWHKGMTASNVKLECASLWVQIWGAPFDMLSSKVATEVGSRLGIVEDVERHRRQDMPNFFMRVQLALPISKPLRRGGFVANSDDVRTWVTFKYERLPIFYHYCGLLGHDLRHCALYAVEKNGGEIEDQYGDWLKVAGGRQRSPP from the coding sequence ATGAAACTTATTGTGAAGGAGGAAGAAACTATTACAATACTTGAGGAGGTCAGGTTGCCTGAGATTGAGAGTTTTAATCTGAGTTTAATTGGCAAATTTTTGACTTGCAAGGCTTTTAATAAAAGGGCTGCATTGTCTATGATGAGAAGAGTATGGGGGTTGCAGTCTGGTTTGCAGACTATAGAGGTGGGAACGAATCTATTTCAGTTCAAGTTTCAGAATGATTTTGATCTGAATCATGTATTGAAAGGGGGATCATGGTGCTTTGATAATCAATTACTAATGCTCAAGAGATGGCATAAGGGGATGACTGCAAGTAATGTGAAATTAGAGTGTGCTTCTCTGTGGGTTCAGATTTGGGGAGCTCCGTTTGATATGCTTTCGTCTAAAGTAGCGACTGAAGTCGGGAGTAGGCTGGGTATTGTGGAAGATGTTGAAAGGCATCGAAGACAAGACATGCCGAATTTTTTCATGAGGGTCCAGCTTGCATTGCCTATCTCGAAGCCTCTGAGGCGTGGAGGTTTTGTTGCAAACTCTGATGATGTGCGCACATGGGTGACATTTAAGTATGAGAGGTTACCTATATTCTATCATTATTGTGGCCTGCTTGGACATGATTTACGCCATTGTGCACTCTATGCTGTGGAGAAAAATGGAGGGGAAATAGAGGACCAATATGGAGACTGGTTGAAGGTTGCAGGTGGACGACAGAGATCACCACCATGA